In Neorhizobium galegae, the following proteins share a genomic window:
- a CDS encoding extracellular solute-binding protein has protein sequence MKKLVSSTIIALGALATALPAMAQELTFWSWRQEDKAQYEKFIDVFEAKNPGITVKFETFEATNYNTILSTALAGGSGPDLMFTRTYGGMETVASGGYLLALDKTNVPALSTFTAPALASETMRSNKTTYAVPFASQTMLVIYNKDIFDKNGLSEPQSWDDFIKASEKLKAAGVMPFANGTATAWQNEVVVGGLVSSMMGRGFYDDLMAGKADFTDKRYVGALTKLKEITKYFPDGFIGLDYASAQQLFSSGMAGMFVGGSYELANFKKQNPNMKMGIFAAPGLKAEDEKLVALYFDGGYAANAKGKNQEASVKFLNFLASQEYGQMFANDLNNISAVPGVTFKEPLLGEVADLNKHSIPYLMLVHFRYGEPSGSVLLQSEIQKLLGGKATPEEVGKNLTTGLAAWYAPFKK, from the coding sequence ATGAAAAAGCTAGTTAGCAGCACGATAATAGCCCTGGGAGCCCTGGCGACGGCTTTGCCGGCAATGGCGCAGGAATTGACCTTCTGGAGCTGGCGCCAGGAAGATAAGGCCCAGTACGAAAAGTTCATCGACGTTTTCGAGGCGAAGAACCCGGGCATCACCGTGAAGTTCGAGACGTTCGAAGCGACGAACTACAACACCATCCTGTCGACAGCACTTGCCGGCGGTTCGGGACCGGACCTGATGTTCACCCGCACCTATGGCGGCATGGAAACGGTCGCGAGCGGCGGTTATCTTCTGGCTCTGGACAAGACAAATGTCCCTGCCCTCTCGACGTTCACCGCACCGGCGCTTGCCTCGGAAACGATGCGCTCGAACAAGACCACCTATGCCGTTCCCTTTGCCAGCCAGACCATGCTGGTGATCTACAACAAGGACATCTTCGACAAGAACGGCTTGAGCGAGCCGCAGAGCTGGGATGACTTCATCAAGGCATCCGAAAAGCTGAAGGCTGCCGGCGTCATGCCGTTCGCCAACGGCACGGCGACCGCCTGGCAGAACGAAGTCGTGGTCGGCGGCCTTGTCTCCTCGATGATGGGCCGCGGCTTCTACGACGATCTGATGGCCGGCAAGGCCGACTTCACCGACAAGCGTTATGTCGGGGCGCTCACCAAGCTCAAGGAAATCACCAAATATTTCCCGGACGGCTTCATCGGTCTTGATTACGCTTCCGCCCAGCAGCTCTTCTCCTCCGGCATGGCCGGCATGTTCGTCGGCGGCTCCTACGAGCTTGCCAACTTCAAGAAGCAGAACCCCAACATGAAGATGGGCATCTTCGCTGCTCCCGGCCTGAAGGCCGAGGACGAGAAGCTCGTCGCCCTCTATTTCGACGGCGGTTATGCGGCCAATGCCAAGGGCAAGAACCAGGAAGCTTCGGTCAAGTTCCTGAACTTCCTCGCCAGCCAGGAATACGGCCAGATGTTCGCCAACGACCTGAACAACATCTCGGCGGTGCCGGGCGTGACGTTCAAGGAACCGCTGCTTGGCGAAGTGGCCGACCTCAACAAGCACTCGATCCCCTATCTGATGCTGGTCCATTTCCGTTACGGCGAGCCGTCGGGTTCCGTCCTGCTGCAGAGCGAGATCCAGAAGCTGCTCGGCGGCAAGGCGACCCCGGAAGAAGTCGGCAAGAACCTGACGACCGGCCTTGCCGCCTGGTACGCCCCGTTCAAAAAGTGA
- a CDS encoding ABC transporter ATP-binding protein, which produces MARMTLSGIKKSFKSVDVLHGIDLEISDREFVVFVGPSGCGKSTLLRLIAGLDTISSGEFHLDDRRMNDVAPSRRGIAMVFQSYALYPHMDVYENMAFGARLMGLEKDEVEKRIDEASKMLRLDPLLKRKPRELSGGQRQRVAIGRALVRKPKVLLLDEPLSNLDAALRSDVRLEIARLHREIGGTTIYVTHDQVEAMTLADRIVVMNNGNVEQFGSPRELYERPANTFVATFIGSPRMSLLDVERNGNHLALAGSGAVSASRLPHSDERDLVIGVRPDAMTISTDANTEGFKGSVVYTEYLGENTYVYVRLGDGTLVGIRSSASVDLPPDTPVVITVASEQIHYFSRATRERLAA; this is translated from the coding sequence ATGGCTCGAATGACCCTCAGCGGCATCAAGAAAAGCTTCAAATCCGTCGACGTGCTGCACGGGATCGACCTCGAGATTTCCGACAGGGAGTTCGTCGTTTTCGTCGGCCCGTCGGGATGCGGAAAATCCACGCTGCTGCGATTGATCGCCGGCCTCGACACGATCAGCTCGGGTGAGTTTCACCTCGACGACCGCCGGATGAACGACGTCGCCCCCTCGCGCCGCGGCATCGCCATGGTCTTCCAGTCCTACGCTCTCTATCCGCATATGGATGTCTACGAGAACATGGCTTTTGGCGCACGGCTGATGGGCCTCGAAAAGGACGAAGTCGAAAAGCGCATCGACGAAGCCTCCAAGATGCTGCGGCTCGATCCGCTGTTGAAGCGCAAGCCCCGAGAGCTTTCCGGCGGCCAGCGTCAGCGCGTCGCGATCGGCCGCGCCCTGGTCAGAAAGCCTAAAGTCCTGCTTCTCGACGAGCCGCTTTCCAACTTGGATGCGGCGCTGCGCTCCGACGTGCGCCTGGAAATCGCAAGGCTTCACCGGGAAATCGGCGGCACCACCATCTACGTCACCCACGACCAGGTCGAAGCCATGACGCTTGCCGACCGGATCGTCGTCATGAACAATGGCAACGTGGAGCAGTTCGGCAGCCCGCGAGAACTCTACGAGAGGCCGGCGAACACCTTCGTTGCGACCTTCATCGGCTCGCCACGCATGTCGCTTCTCGATGTCGAGCGAAACGGCAATCATCTGGCGCTTGCCGGATCAGGTGCGGTCAGCGCCTCCCGCCTCCCCCATTCGGACGAACGGGATCTGGTCATCGGCGTCCGGCCGGATGCGATGACGATCTCCACGGACGCGAACACCGAGGGCTTCAAGGGCAGCGTCGTCTACACCGAATATCTGGGCGAGAACACTTATGTATATGTGCGCCTCGGCGACGGTACGCTGGTCGGTATCCGGTCCTCGGCCTCGGTCGACCTGCCGCCGGACACGCCGGTCGTGATCACGGTCGCTTCCGAGCAAATCCACTATTTCAGCCGCGCAACGAGGGAGAGGTTGGCGGCCTGA
- a CDS encoding TfuA-like protein has product MKVVFVGPSLGSSTRQMKQRFPSLTFRGPAARGDILKAVEDGAKAIALIDGYFGESASVWHKEILYALSCDVSVGGGSSMGALRAAECEAFGMVGIGRIYSDYAAGRLIDDEAVALIHGPEELGWMPLSVPRVDYEATIRKLGRMGLISAAERERFFLAANFMHYTERTYQAILERCDFSDPQRSAVILHDIKRHQVELKREDARAVLVWLNGISSSNKHSKWTFAQTAHWEKLRDEVDSAQGSMK; this is encoded by the coding sequence TTGAAAGTGGTTTTTGTCGGACCGAGTCTCGGGTCTTCGACCCGCCAGATGAAGCAACGATTTCCCTCGCTGACCTTCCGCGGGCCTGCGGCGCGTGGCGACATTCTGAAGGCGGTCGAGGACGGCGCCAAGGCGATCGCGCTCATCGACGGTTATTTCGGCGAGTCCGCCTCCGTATGGCACAAGGAGATTCTGTATGCGCTGAGCTGCGATGTCTCCGTCGGCGGCGGCTCGAGCATGGGAGCGTTGCGCGCTGCCGAATGCGAGGCATTCGGCATGGTCGGCATCGGCAGGATATATTCCGATTATGCCGCCGGCCGGTTGATCGATGACGAAGCCGTCGCACTGATCCACGGCCCCGAGGAGCTCGGTTGGATGCCTCTCTCGGTGCCGCGCGTCGATTACGAGGCGACAATCCGCAAGCTTGGGCGGATGGGGCTCATCTCGGCTGCTGAGCGTGAGAGATTTTTCCTTGCCGCCAATTTCATGCACTACACCGAGCGAACCTACCAGGCCATTCTCGAACGATGCGATTTCAGCGATCCTCAGCGCAGTGCAGTAATCCTTCACGACATCAAACGCCACCAAGTGGAATTGAAGCGTGAGGATGCGAGAGCCGTCCTCGTCTGGCTAAACGGCATCAGCAGTTCCAACAAGCACTCCAAATGGACGTTCGCACAGACCGCCCATTGGGAAAAACTGCGCGACGAGGTCGACTCGGCGCAAGGATCCATGAAATGA
- a CDS encoding carbohydrate ABC transporter permease gives MSAASQSYYDRRGMLATLGKDGLIQIILILNTVVMLAPIVIMLFAAFKTNAQIFQSPFSIPDFSNFANITKIWSQTNFLRYFLNSVIVTGASIVVILTLGTMAAYAIGRYKFRGSSFVLMFFLAGLTLPLKLAIIPLFILMRDLGILNTQLSLIVIYVAMGLPTTVFIMTGFIATLPNELEDAARMDGASEPRIMWSIMLPLVRPAMVIAGIQNVVPIWNDFFFPLIFIQKDNLKTLPQGLTTFMGEYTTDWGVLFAGLLLSSAPVIIVYIILSRQFINGMTAGAVK, from the coding sequence ATGAGCGCTGCTTCGCAAAGCTATTACGATCGGCGCGGCATGCTTGCCACGCTCGGCAAGGATGGGCTGATCCAGATCATCCTGATCCTGAATACCGTGGTGATGCTCGCTCCCATCGTCATCATGCTGTTTGCCGCGTTCAAGACCAACGCCCAGATCTTCCAATCGCCATTCTCAATCCCTGATTTTTCCAACTTCGCCAACATCACCAAGATCTGGAGCCAGACCAACTTCCTGCGCTATTTCCTGAATTCGGTGATCGTCACCGGTGCGTCGATCGTCGTGATCCTGACGCTCGGGACGATGGCGGCCTATGCGATCGGTCGCTACAAGTTCCGGGGCTCGAGCTTCGTGCTGATGTTCTTCCTGGCCGGACTGACGCTTCCCCTGAAGCTCGCGATCATCCCGCTCTTCATCCTGATGCGCGACCTCGGCATCCTCAATACCCAATTGTCGCTGATCGTCATCTATGTGGCGATGGGTCTGCCGACCACAGTTTTTATCATGACCGGCTTCATCGCCACGCTTCCGAACGAACTCGAGGACGCGGCCCGCATGGACGGCGCCAGCGAACCCCGGATCATGTGGTCGATCATGCTGCCGCTGGTCAGGCCCGCCATGGTGATCGCCGGCATCCAGAACGTCGTGCCGATCTGGAACGACTTCTTCTTCCCGCTGATCTTCATCCAGAAGGACAATCTGAAGACCCTGCCGCAGGGCCTGACGACCTTCATGGGCGAATACACGACCGATTGGGGCGTGCTGTTTGCGGGGCTTCTGCTGTCCTCCGCCCCTGTCATCATCGTCTACATCATCCTGTCGCGCCAGTTCATCAACGGCATGACGGCGGGAGCCGTGAAGTAG
- a CDS encoding BTAD domain-containing putative transcriptional regulator yields MPEKAYFLFAVVAMAPGLTVDRETIRRLLWPSHDAEKRANSLRQLLARIAKAVGPDAPAILVTDEEALRLDCDRSDVDLLALMEPGPLREEDWDLVRGELLEAVEAPTGGAEDWLLDARRKVGDWRSSHIESLLAISSHQQSSSLPLLANRLIELDASHEGAARALMKYHVGHGDFAAARQAYSRCRDQLRADYGTPPTPETVGLAHELGILSRPGSDRTPEAEERPKGVMPAQPRVVILPPETIVQDALVQRLGRALLEDVTIGLSHQRVFKIIAAHTSFELLNRSGDSNQRQSALSDLQFDYSVFVTIQGEGDEIFATCRLTRVGTGEVLWAINLPLDVQQMRASFSQLARRISMSLTDVIERHEIARSLDDVDPSAYRLYLEGKRYLSGTDLQHLRQARKWFKSAVKRCDSFSPAHAGISRSLGMEWLVRGMKDNELLDVANQSARASRDLDPGSGRAFRELGFISLYRRRFDESLDLFQEAQNLNPSDADVLIDYSDALSHAGDLDKALDLGLAAFKLNPLPPDYYYWILGSTYYVRQEYSKAIDTIDPVRTKHATARLLAASHAMAGDMPAARKYAAIVRENFPDFRSEDIRYFVPDRDPAHAELLIHGLRLAGLP; encoded by the coding sequence TTGCCGGAAAAAGCGTATTTTCTCTTTGCCGTCGTTGCAATGGCGCCCGGATTGACGGTCGACCGCGAAACGATACGGCGGCTTCTCTGGCCTTCCCACGACGCGGAGAAGCGTGCAAACAGCCTGCGTCAGCTTTTGGCACGCATCGCCAAGGCTGTCGGTCCGGATGCCCCGGCCATCCTTGTCACCGACGAAGAAGCGCTGAGGCTTGATTGCGATCGGTCCGACGTCGATCTCCTCGCCCTGATGGAGCCCGGTCCCCTCAGGGAAGAGGACTGGGACCTTGTTCGAGGCGAACTGCTCGAAGCCGTGGAGGCTCCGACCGGCGGCGCGGAAGACTGGTTATTGGACGCACGGCGCAAGGTCGGGGATTGGCGATCGAGCCACATCGAAAGCCTGCTGGCGATATCGTCCCATCAGCAGTCCTCGTCATTGCCCTTGCTTGCCAACCGCCTGATCGAACTGGATGCCTCCCATGAGGGCGCCGCGCGGGCGTTGATGAAGTATCATGTGGGCCATGGTGACTTCGCCGCCGCCCGCCAGGCCTATAGCCGATGCCGGGACCAGCTCAGGGCCGATTACGGTACGCCGCCGACACCTGAGACGGTTGGGCTCGCCCACGAACTCGGCATCCTGAGCCGGCCCGGCTCGGACCGCACGCCCGAAGCGGAGGAACGCCCAAAGGGTGTCATGCCGGCACAGCCGCGCGTGGTGATCCTTCCGCCCGAGACGATCGTTCAGGATGCGCTGGTCCAGCGCCTCGGCAGGGCTCTTTTGGAAGACGTCACGATCGGCCTCAGCCATCAGCGTGTTTTCAAGATCATCGCCGCCCATACGAGCTTTGAACTGCTCAATCGATCAGGCGATTCAAATCAGCGCCAGTCGGCCCTCAGTGACCTTCAGTTCGACTATTCAGTGTTCGTGACGATCCAGGGCGAAGGCGACGAGATTTTTGCGACCTGCAGGCTGACGAGGGTCGGCACCGGCGAAGTACTCTGGGCCATCAACCTGCCGCTCGACGTTCAGCAGATGAGGGCATCTTTCAGCCAGTTGGCGCGGCGTATTTCGATGTCGCTGACCGATGTCATCGAACGGCATGAAATCGCCAGGTCCCTCGATGATGTCGATCCCTCGGCCTACCGCCTCTATCTCGAGGGAAAGCGCTATCTGTCCGGCACCGACCTGCAGCATCTGCGTCAGGCGCGCAAATGGTTCAAATCGGCGGTCAAGCGGTGTGACAGTTTTTCGCCGGCGCATGCCGGAATTTCACGCTCGCTCGGCATGGAATGGCTGGTTCGCGGCATGAAGGACAATGAGCTGCTGGATGTGGCCAATCAGTCCGCCCGCGCATCCCGCGATCTCGATCCCGGCAGCGGCCGCGCCTTCCGCGAGCTGGGCTTCATCTCCCTCTACCGCCGGCGTTTCGATGAAAGCCTGGATCTTTTTCAGGAGGCTCAGAACCTCAATCCGAGCGATGCGGACGTGTTAATCGATTATTCGGACGCGCTGTCGCATGCGGGCGACCTGGACAAGGCCCTCGATCTCGGGCTCGCGGCTTTCAAGCTGAACCCGCTGCCGCCGGATTATTACTACTGGATACTGGGCTCCACCTATTACGTCCGCCAGGAATATTCGAAGGCGATCGACACCATCGACCCGGTCCGCACCAAACACGCCACCGCGCGGCTGCTTGCAGCCAGTCACGCGATGGCAGGTGACATGCCTGCCGCGCGTAAATATGCGGCGATCGTCCGGGAAAATTTCCCCGATTTCCGCAGCGAGGACATCCGTTACTTCGTGCCGGACCGCGACCCGGCCCATGCCGAGCTTCTCATTCATGGCCTCCGGCTCGCCGGGCTGCCGTAA
- a CDS encoding ABC transporter substrate-binding protein: MSHFTLNRRRFISNAAALGGLAATSSFLGIRAGNAKDVAKVRMQLGWLASNGVLGEVAAMKKGFFQEQGIELEIVPGGPSVDGVAGVASGQSATGQISSSPSVMLARSAGLPVKAFLSGYQKHPFTYFSLKNKAIKTPKDMIGKTIATQPTAFILLRALLAQNGIAEDQVKMVNMGSDMNQLITGQADAVTGWLTNVNALDVLGDNRVDMMLWDSGLQLYANVYYTTDDQIAKHSDVLERFTRAAAKGWGYVRNNQKEAVEMLCEAYPILDKASEMKAVVPCVDFSFGATTKASGWGTMSRENWAAQIKAYADLKQFKGTVPTVDDVANFSILEATSDIRKQVG, encoded by the coding sequence ATGTCTCATTTCACACTGAATCGCCGCCGCTTCATCTCCAATGCCGCGGCCTTGGGCGGCCTTGCCGCCACCTCCAGCTTCCTCGGCATCCGGGCCGGCAACGCCAAGGACGTGGCCAAAGTGCGCATGCAGCTCGGCTGGCTTGCCTCGAACGGCGTGCTCGGCGAAGTCGCCGCCATGAAGAAGGGTTTTTTCCAGGAACAGGGTATCGAGCTCGAGATCGTCCCCGGCGGACCGAGCGTCGATGGCGTCGCGGGCGTGGCATCGGGCCAGTCCGCAACCGGCCAGATTTCCTCCAGCCCGTCCGTCATGCTGGCGCGTTCGGCAGGCCTGCCGGTCAAGGCCTTCCTGTCCGGCTACCAGAAGCACCCATTCACTTATTTCTCTCTGAAGAACAAGGCGATCAAGACCCCGAAGGACATGATCGGCAAGACGATCGCCACCCAGCCGACCGCCTTCATCCTGCTGCGCGCACTTCTCGCCCAGAACGGCATCGCCGAGGACCAGGTGAAGATGGTCAACATGGGTTCGGACATGAACCAGCTGATCACCGGCCAGGCGGATGCGGTCACCGGCTGGCTCACCAATGTCAACGCTCTCGATGTGCTCGGCGACAACCGGGTCGACATGATGCTCTGGGACAGCGGCCTGCAGCTCTACGCCAACGTCTACTACACGACCGACGACCAGATCGCCAAACACTCCGACGTTCTCGAACGCTTCACCCGCGCCGCAGCCAAGGGCTGGGGTTACGTTCGCAACAATCAGAAGGAAGCGGTCGAGATGCTCTGCGAGGCCTATCCGATCCTCGACAAGGCAAGCGAAATGAAGGCCGTGGTCCCGTGCGTCGACTTCTCCTTCGGTGCCACCACCAAGGCATCCGGCTGGGGCACAATGTCGCGTGAAAACTGGGCGGCGCAGATCAAGGCCTATGCCGATCTCAAGCAGTTCAAGGGTACCGTTCCGACGGTCGACGACGTCGCGAACTTCTCCATCCTCGAAGCCACCAGCGACATCCGCAAACAGGTGGGGTGA
- a CDS encoding helix-turn-helix domain-containing protein produces MSKAPNAADREVGKRIRLYRRERKLTQPQLAHHVGITSQQLQKYENGINRIAVGKLVEIATALKVEMVAFFDRIPTVEPSNDNQLEDPQFDFTHEALLMSTAFMSISKPVLRKRILELVQAVAAKESEAEALFAEIERRPAQ; encoded by the coding sequence GTGAGCAAAGCACCGAATGCCGCCGACAGAGAGGTTGGAAAGCGGATCCGCCTCTACAGGCGAGAGAGAAAACTTACGCAGCCGCAACTTGCCCACCATGTGGGCATCACGTCTCAGCAGCTTCAGAAATATGAAAACGGCATCAATCGGATTGCTGTCGGCAAGCTGGTGGAGATCGCAACCGCGCTGAAGGTCGAGATGGTGGCGTTCTTCGACCGCATCCCGACAGTCGAGCCGTCGAATGACAATCAGCTCGAAGACCCGCAATTCGATTTCACTCATGAAGCGCTGCTGATGAGCACGGCATTCATGAGCATTTCGAAGCCGGTTCTTCGCAAACGCATCCTGGAACTGGTTCAGGCGGTTGCCGCAAAGGAATCCGAGGCGGAAGCGCTTTTCGCCGAGATCGAAAGACGACCGGCCCAGTGA
- a CDS encoding carbohydrate ABC transporter permease — protein MPGSPLVSRRLWISVLIVPPLAFVALFVVYPIISAFAYAFFHWNGLARGEFVGFANFYKVLFTQPYADWTVNAFLHNVWVFFALMVLQNGLGFLLAYCLWRELPGAAFHRISVFLPVVLSTIIVGFLWKLFLHPLFGVVNISFRGLGLGGLAQPWLGQDSTALWSLIIANAWHMVGFPTLVFLAGMQRIPGEILDAVRMETESEWTKITKIVWPLVAPSATVVFTLLFVGSFNWFEIPYVMVGLEGSPHGATDVLGLYFYRTAFGNMSGSGQDFGAGSALAVLIFVFIALVAGVITFKLRAREIQI, from the coding sequence ATGCCCGGATCGCCCCTTGTTTCACGAAGGCTCTGGATTTCGGTGCTGATCGTGCCGCCGCTTGCCTTCGTGGCGCTGTTTGTCGTCTACCCGATCATTTCGGCCTTCGCCTATGCCTTCTTCCATTGGAACGGGCTGGCGCGCGGGGAATTCGTGGGGTTCGCAAACTTCTACAAGGTTCTGTTCACCCAGCCTTATGCCGACTGGACCGTCAACGCGTTCCTCCACAACGTCTGGGTCTTCTTCGCGCTGATGGTGCTGCAGAACGGGCTCGGTTTCCTGCTCGCCTATTGCCTGTGGCGCGAATTGCCGGGTGCGGCCTTCCATCGGATTTCCGTCTTCCTGCCGGTCGTGCTGTCGACCATCATCGTTGGCTTTCTCTGGAAGCTTTTCCTCCATCCGCTCTTCGGCGTGGTCAACATCTCGTTCCGCGGGCTGGGCCTGGGCGGACTTGCCCAGCCCTGGCTGGGGCAGGATTCCACCGCGCTCTGGTCGTTGATCATCGCCAATGCGTGGCACATGGTGGGCTTCCCGACTTTGGTCTTCCTCGCCGGTATGCAGCGAATCCCGGGAGAGATCCTCGATGCCGTACGCATGGAAACCGAAAGCGAATGGACGAAGATCACCAAGATCGTCTGGCCGCTCGTCGCGCCAAGCGCCACGGTCGTCTTCACGCTTCTCTTCGTCGGGAGCTTCAACTGGTTCGAGATCCCTTACGTCATGGTCGGCCTTGAAGGCTCTCCGCACGGCGCGACGGATGTGCTCGGGCTCTATTTCTACCGCACCGCCTTCGGCAACATGTCGGGCTCGGGCCAGGATTTCGGAGCCGGCAGCGCGCTTGCCGTGCTGATCTTCGTCTTCATCGCCCTTGTCGCCGGCGTCATCACCTTCAAGCTGCGGGCCAGGGAAATTCAGATATGA
- a CDS encoding YcaO-like family protein, with translation MQIQSSTQTIQTFAASLTQREQGFSTYHDRRVSPAETFDAISPFFRDLGITRVGFLTGLDRVGIPVAFATRPNSYTLSVFQGKGVDADAARTSAAMEALETRVAEVEPASLTWATVNDVAGSAAGMIDLHSTARCVPSEIGDRQIPWVPGLDILSGNQVMVPWWLAGMDHRGERPAGFEQSSDGLASGNTRAEALLHGLCELVERDAWTLVQLKSEQELNACLVDPATVEDALIDLLVGRLRDAGMQLLLLDMTTDLQVSAFLAVLIPDSTAKRSDPRWSQICGGCGCHPDPIRAMLRAITEAAQSRLTAIAGSRDDFSPRIYQHIRADNALSRLVALSSLDRRPVQYRELDVTRHSINGTIDHILGRLRLAGIRQVVAVPMQDAGLPVSVVRVVVPGLEVELSGQYLQLGIRAANAIRRSRH, from the coding sequence ATGCAGATCCAGTCATCGACGCAGACGATCCAGACATTCGCAGCCTCGCTGACCCAGCGGGAGCAGGGTTTCAGCACGTATCATGACCGGCGCGTTTCGCCGGCGGAAACCTTCGACGCGATCAGCCCGTTCTTCCGAGATCTCGGCATTACCCGGGTCGGCTTCCTGACCGGCCTCGACCGTGTCGGCATTCCCGTCGCCTTTGCGACACGGCCCAACAGCTACACTCTCTCCGTATTCCAGGGCAAAGGCGTCGATGCCGATGCCGCGCGCACCTCGGCCGCCATGGAGGCCTTGGAGACACGGGTCGCCGAAGTCGAACCGGCGTCGCTCACCTGGGCGACTGTCAACGACGTCGCGGGCTCTGCGGCGGGGATGATCGATCTTCATTCGACCGCACGGTGTGTGCCCTCCGAAATTGGCGACCGCCAGATACCTTGGGTCCCCGGTCTGGATATCCTTTCCGGCAATCAAGTCATGGTGCCCTGGTGGCTTGCCGGAATGGATCACCGGGGCGAACGGCCGGCCGGTTTCGAACAGTCCAGCGATGGTCTTGCATCCGGAAATACCCGCGCCGAGGCACTTCTGCACGGGCTCTGCGAACTCGTCGAGCGCGACGCCTGGACCCTTGTCCAGCTCAAATCCGAACAAGAATTGAATGCCTGCCTCGTCGATCCAGCCACGGTCGAGGATGCCTTGATCGACCTGCTGGTCGGCCGCCTCCGCGATGCAGGCATGCAGCTCCTCCTCCTCGACATGACGACAGATCTCCAGGTTTCGGCATTCCTGGCCGTGCTGATCCCGGACTCCACGGCCAAACGGTCAGACCCGCGCTGGAGCCAGATTTGCGGCGGCTGCGGTTGCCATCCCGATCCGATACGCGCAATGCTGCGCGCCATCACCGAAGCGGCGCAGAGTCGTCTGACCGCGATTGCCGGCAGCCGCGACGATTTTTCGCCTCGCATCTATCAGCATATACGGGCGGATAACGCTCTCAGCCGCCTGGTCGCCCTGTCGTCGCTGGACAGGCGTCCGGTCCAGTATCGCGAGCTTGACGTAACTCGCCACTCCATCAACGGCACGATCGATCACATACTCGGTCGTCTCAGGCTTGCCGGCATCAGGCAGGTGGTTGCGGTTCCCATGCAGGATGCGGGGCTCCCTGTATCGGTCGTCCGCGTCGTCGTTCCTGGCCTGGAAGTCGAACTTTCCGGACAATATTTGCAGCTCGGTATCCGCGCTGCAAACGCCATAAGGAGGTCACGGCATTGA
- a CDS encoding HAD-IA family hydrolase, with product MKKREKLFIFDIGGVFVKLDPASRDRAVSRPDAVGPSLRYGDVPEAIFRDFRLGRSTESDYVQALAEIFDVPHESIYEAEHAYVAEGFHEFIEFVRRLRENHRVVCLSNNQAIHWRHISENLLGAGYFDREYLSHEMGLEKPDRVIFQAVSQAEGCSEKEVFFIDDMEENVLSAREVGWQHCIVHRDSVETAKLLTALAAEQTLN from the coding sequence ATGAAGAAACGCGAAAAACTCTTCATTTTTGATATTGGCGGAGTATTCGTGAAACTCGATCCGGCCTCCCGTGACCGCGCGGTATCGAGACCCGACGCAGTAGGCCCGTCCCTGCGGTACGGCGATGTTCCGGAAGCGATCTTCCGCGATTTCCGGCTGGGGCGGTCCACCGAATCCGATTACGTGCAGGCGCTTGCTGAGATATTCGATGTGCCGCATGAAAGCATCTACGAAGCCGAACATGCCTATGTTGCCGAAGGTTTTCACGAGTTCATCGAGTTTGTCCGCAGGCTCCGGGAAAACCATCGCGTCGTTTGCCTCAGCAACAATCAGGCGATCCATTGGCGCCATATCAGCGAGAACCTTCTGGGCGCCGGTTACTTCGACCGCGAATATCTTTCCCATGAAATGGGCCTTGAGAAACCGGACCGCGTGATTTTCCAGGCAGTATCGCAGGCGGAGGGATGTTCGGAAAAGGAGGTCTTCTTCATCGACGACATGGAGGAAAATGTTCTGTCGGCTCGCGAAGTCGGATGGCAGCATTGCATCGTCCATCGCGATTCGGTTGAAACGGCTAAATTGCTCACGGCGCTCGCCGCTGAGCAGACTTTGAATTGA